From Polynucleobacter sp. MWH-Braz-FAM2G, a single genomic window includes:
- a CDS encoding HlyD family efflux transporter periplasmic adaptor subunit → MSTQPDTNPEDKAKLTLGGRTDNYVAKAILLEEAAPPAYMRTTVKLVCYAIGIFFLWSLFATLDVVAVAPGQIMPIQAVKIIQHVDGGRIATIDVVDGQTVTEGQVLMRLNSTEAGAEYQTLAAKYWSLYARVERLRALLSDRPADFSKIPEEYGDMVKEQEFTLKTSKDQITQLQNEIKILGEVSAIRSDLAKEKLATRVAALDAQRSLTQAQAELLRYRRTNMDDLNNSTSELAQTEEQLTKLRDRLDRVDVLSPVDGVVQDLKFRTVGGVVPPGATLMNVVPLDGKMHAEVRVAPTDIGFVKKGQAARLKIGTFDFMRYGTINGTVSMVSSYSTLDEKQQPYFKVIISLPQTFVGNSEDKTIEPGMTVQADIVTDHQSVLRYLLRPIFVAFKQGMRER, encoded by the coding sequence ATGAGTACGCAACCAGATACCAATCCTGAAGACAAAGCAAAGTTAACTTTGGGCGGGCGCACTGACAACTATGTTGCGAAAGCAATATTGCTCGAGGAGGCCGCTCCTCCTGCTTACATGCGCACCACAGTGAAATTGGTTTGCTACGCAATTGGCATTTTCTTTCTATGGTCGTTGTTTGCCACTTTAGATGTCGTTGCGGTAGCGCCTGGTCAGATCATGCCGATTCAGGCGGTGAAGATTATTCAGCATGTGGATGGCGGAAGAATTGCCACCATTGATGTGGTGGATGGCCAGACAGTTACCGAAGGTCAGGTATTGATGCGCCTCAACTCGACAGAAGCTGGCGCTGAATACCAAACCTTAGCGGCTAAGTATTGGAGTTTATATGCAAGGGTAGAGCGTTTGCGCGCTCTATTAAGCGATCGCCCAGCAGATTTTTCAAAAATCCCAGAAGAGTATGGTGATATGGTGAAAGAGCAGGAGTTCACCTTAAAGACCTCTAAAGATCAAATCACCCAGTTGCAAAATGAAATTAAGATATTGGGTGAAGTGAGTGCGATTCGTAGCGATTTGGCAAAAGAAAAGTTGGCAACCCGTGTGGCTGCTTTAGACGCTCAACGTAGCTTAACTCAAGCTCAGGCAGAACTATTGCGCTACCGTCGTACCAATATGGATGATTTAAATAATTCCACATCAGAATTAGCGCAAACCGAAGAACAGTTGACTAAATTACGCGATCGTTTAGACCGTGTAGATGTCTTATCTCCAGTCGATGGCGTTGTACAAGATCTGAAATTCCGTACAGTTGGTGGCGTAGTTCCTCCAGGCGCTACCTTAATGAATGTAGTGCCTTTGGATGGCAAGATGCATGCTGAGGTGAGGGTTGCACCTACTGATATTGGTTTCGTGAAGAAGGGTCAAGCTGCTAGACTCAAGATCGGTACTTTTGACTTTATGCGCTATGGCACGATTAACGGCACTGTGTCGATGGTGTCTTCATATAGCACTTTAGATGAAAAGCAACAGCCATACTTCAAAGTCATCATCAGTCTGCCTCAAACCTTTGTAGGTAATAGCGAAGATAAGACAATTGAGCCTGGTATGACAGTTCAGGCTGATATCGTGACAGATCATCAATCTGTATTGAGATACTTGTTGCGCCCAATCTTCGTTGCGTTCAAACAAGGTATGCGGGAACGCTAG
- a CDS encoding peptidase domain-containing ABC transporter, producing MNKLIQSLKNGYQKIGQIFGQLLFALGYVYELLLRAGNALYQVVKNDLLHLHGKVWGSRAEIKGHSTDAVGIAKEQSKIWLSRLKPQYWVPLIVSQYKHLKSVSEKEWSAFSEDIRNLIDRLKQIRNPSDAQRSVGLLSPFDGERTTVIAASIVINLLALAFPLLMLQLYDRILPHQSLDTLGIVAVAVGLAVALESIVRALRSFTTAWISARFEHRALMAVAERTLAEPINEFERKGTGTVMDGFKSVSTLKYHYSGQTFQQLMDLPFTLLYVLIVFILSPWVGLLLLAGYSVFIFITWRNGRQDPELIKEQKQADLRRANFLSETLGNVHTLKSMTMESLMLRRYERLQEGCARIMSKVTYALDMSSGIGNIFSPLMNMLVVALGAWLVITGHLTNGELAACILLGMRSLAPLQRLGGMWAKYQQDEVLRDNLADILKQPGLEVQPRSYDLVPTVVDRPLQPASLKFENVSYRFPGLKTNLFTDLSFEVAPGECLAIKGESGSGRSTLLQLMAGILTPTSGVVSIDAQSIMDIDVNDITEKVAYLPQKAVMFEGSLLDNVSVFDPARVERALSTAKTLGLGDFVSKMPRGWDSIVGDMAADSLPPGYRQRIAIVRALSNQPNIILFDDATSVMDSEGDAVFLKFLEAIRGKVTLVIVSQRPSFLRLANRTMFLHEGNLLDVEPGKVSSIREASSAPTPVAGMTSSQALPASYHPVSKEEYFTSPYKSSYLDKDRWKKTNETVASNFKVQTDLSGCLSLLLRLMNARGTSREVAEALPYYADSLDLTGFHNAFSQLGYVTKEVECDLGSLEPRSLPCLFVPDEDIPAFVVMGRIGNQMRVGVTQDSEGKLEPRLDMRGKAYFYDLAEIDLADQRSWVGRVLRRFMPLIGQATLSALVSGLVMMSGPIFLSIVYTHVIPAGAKATLLYLAIGAAIALGAGYYFMKHRANILAYIAGRIEYLFGATILQQVLKMSPAYTERASVGSQTARLQSFEAIRDMFTGPLASTLLESPATLVLLIVLSIINPISLIIFVVMLAVYALLYWIFAGQTHDRVAAVGRAITKRNEFMVEMIGKMRIIHECGAQGLWLERFREISANATMASYKAEQLSSLLVAISYFVMMASALLIISATVPAVIMQVVSSGALIASMLLMWRVLNPIQTIFTNMTRIERVRNATRQIDSLMKIQGERQETNTSLVSRGLEGRIDFARVSFRYSMNVDPALIGVEFRINPGDLVAISGPNGGGKSTLLKLILGMYQPQAGSILIDNVDIRQLDPLELRRIVGYAPQDTQLFRATIAQNLRLARPDATDDEVYQALEMAGAIDQILALPKGIEYRVGDNTNELPSSLKQKLSLARAYLTRAPIMLFDEPGAGLDDYGDQKFMEALQALKGKATVLFISHRPSHIRLADTLLVLDKGYLRAAGPPDVLLKQPTAA from the coding sequence ATGAATAAATTGATTCAATCCCTAAAAAATGGATATCAAAAGATTGGTCAGATCTTTGGCCAACTATTGTTTGCATTAGGTTATGTGTACGAGCTGCTTTTGCGTGCAGGAAATGCACTTTACCAAGTAGTTAAAAATGACCTTCTCCATTTGCACGGCAAAGTATGGGGATCAAGGGCTGAAATTAAAGGGCATTCAACTGATGCTGTGGGGATTGCTAAAGAGCAGTCCAAAATTTGGTTATCAAGATTAAAGCCTCAGTACTGGGTGCCATTGATAGTTTCACAGTACAAGCATTTAAAGAGCGTTTCCGAAAAAGAGTGGAGTGCTTTTTCAGAAGATATACGCAATCTGATTGATCGCTTGAAGCAAATTCGCAATCCGTCTGATGCCCAGCGTTCGGTTGGACTGCTTTCACCTTTTGATGGTGAGCGCACAACTGTTATTGCAGCCAGCATTGTGATCAATTTATTAGCTTTGGCATTCCCGTTGTTGATGTTGCAGTTGTATGACCGAATCTTGCCCCATCAATCTCTGGATACTCTAGGAATTGTTGCCGTTGCAGTTGGTCTTGCCGTTGCACTCGAATCCATTGTTCGTGCGCTACGCTCATTCACGACCGCTTGGATTTCTGCTCGCTTTGAACATCGCGCATTAATGGCTGTTGCTGAAAGAACTCTGGCAGAGCCTATAAATGAATTTGAGCGCAAAGGTACCGGTACGGTAATGGACGGCTTTAAATCCGTTTCTACTTTGAAGTACCACTACTCTGGACAAACCTTTCAGCAGTTAATGGATCTACCATTCACCTTGCTGTATGTGCTAATTGTTTTCATCTTAAGCCCTTGGGTTGGTCTTTTATTGTTGGCGGGCTACAGCGTATTTATTTTTATCACTTGGAGAAATGGTCGCCAAGATCCTGAGTTGATTAAAGAGCAAAAACAGGCAGATCTTCGTCGCGCTAACTTCTTAAGTGAGACGCTTGGTAATGTCCATACACTGAAATCGATGACGATGGAGTCATTGATGTTGCGTCGCTATGAGCGTTTACAAGAAGGGTGCGCGCGCATCATGTCAAAGGTGACTTATGCCCTGGACATGTCATCTGGCATCGGTAATATTTTTTCACCACTCATGAATATGTTGGTGGTGGCGCTTGGTGCCTGGTTGGTTATCACAGGACATCTCACCAATGGTGAACTAGCGGCTTGTATTTTGCTTGGGATGCGTTCTCTCGCACCATTACAAAGACTTGGTGGAATGTGGGCGAAGTATCAGCAGGACGAAGTTCTAAGAGATAACCTTGCGGATATTCTGAAGCAGCCTGGTTTAGAAGTACAACCACGCTCATATGATTTAGTGCCAACTGTCGTTGATCGCCCGCTTCAACCTGCTAGCCTCAAGTTTGAGAATGTGTCCTATCGTTTTCCTGGACTCAAAACGAATTTATTCACAGATCTCTCATTCGAGGTAGCGCCAGGCGAATGCCTCGCTATTAAAGGTGAAAGTGGTTCTGGGCGCAGTACCTTATTGCAGTTGATGGCAGGCATTCTGACGCCGACATCTGGCGTTGTATCAATTGATGCTCAATCGATTATGGACATCGACGTCAATGACATTACTGAAAAGGTAGCTTATCTGCCGCAAAAAGCAGTGATGTTCGAAGGCTCTTTGTTAGATAACGTTAGCGTATTTGATCCAGCGAGAGTGGAGCGGGCATTAAGCACTGCAAAAACATTAGGCCTTGGTGACTTTGTATCGAAGATGCCACGTGGCTGGGATTCGATAGTAGGTGATATGGCTGCTGATTCACTGCCTCCTGGTTATCGCCAGCGTATTGCGATTGTGCGAGCTCTGTCTAATCAACCAAATATTATTTTGTTTGACGATGCAACCTCTGTTATGGACTCAGAGGGTGATGCAGTCTTCTTAAAGTTCTTAGAGGCTATTCGAGGCAAGGTTACATTGGTGATAGTGTCCCAAAGGCCTTCTTTCCTGCGCTTGGCAAATCGGACGATGTTCTTGCACGAAGGCAATTTATTAGATGTTGAGCCTGGTAAGGTTAGTTCGATTCGTGAAGCAAGCTCCGCTCCAACACCGGTTGCGGGAATGACCTCTTCCCAAGCCTTGCCAGCAAGCTATCACCCAGTATCTAAAGAGGAGTACTTCACGTCTCCTTACAAATCAAGTTATCTGGATAAAGACCGCTGGAAAAAGACAAACGAAACCGTTGCAAGTAATTTCAAAGTGCAGACTGATTTATCAGGTTGCCTTTCTTTATTGTTGAGATTGATGAATGCGCGTGGTACATCGCGCGAGGTTGCAGAAGCATTGCCTTACTACGCAGACAGTTTGGATTTAACAGGTTTTCATAACGCATTCTCTCAGTTGGGATACGTCACCAAAGAAGTGGAATGCGACTTGGGTTCATTGGAGCCACGTTCATTGCCATGCTTATTTGTGCCAGATGAAGACATTCCTGCTTTTGTAGTAATGGGAAGAATCGGTAATCAAATGCGTGTAGGCGTAACTCAAGATAGCGAAGGTAAGCTTGAGCCAAGACTCGATATGCGTGGTAAAGCCTATTTCTATGACTTGGCTGAAATTGACCTCGCTGATCAGCGTTCTTGGGTAGGTCGTGTCTTAAGACGTTTTATGCCATTGATTGGTCAGGCGACACTCTCTGCATTGGTGTCTGGTTTGGTCATGATGTCAGGACCAATATTCCTGTCAATTGTGTATACCCATGTTATTCCAGCTGGCGCTAAGGCTACGCTGCTTTACCTAGCGATCGGTGCTGCAATTGCTTTGGGTGCTGGCTACTACTTTATGAAGCATCGCGCCAATATCTTGGCTTATATTGCAGGCCGTATTGAGTATTTGTTCGGTGCCACTATCTTGCAGCAAGTACTCAAGATGTCACCTGCATATACCGAGCGCGCGTCCGTAGGTTCGCAAACAGCGCGCTTACAAAGTTTTGAAGCTATTCGCGATATGTTTACTGGACCATTGGCTTCTACGCTCTTGGAGTCACCAGCAACTCTCGTGCTGTTGATAGTGTTGTCCATCATTAATCCAATTTCATTGATTATTTTTGTAGTGATGTTGGCGGTGTACGCACTCTTGTACTGGATTTTTGCTGGTCAAACCCATGATCGCGTAGCTGCAGTAGGCCGAGCTATTACCAAGCGTAACGAATTCATGGTGGAGATGATTGGCAAGATGCGCATCATTCATGAGTGTGGCGCACAAGGTTTGTGGCTTGAGCGTTTCCGTGAAATCTCTGCCAACGCAACCATGGCCTCGTACAAGGCTGAGCAGTTATCTTCGCTTCTTGTGGCGATTTCTTACTTCGTGATGATGGCTTCTGCATTGCTAATTATTTCAGCGACAGTTCCAGCAGTCATCATGCAGGTTGTTTCATCCGGTGCCTTGATTGCCTCTATGCTCTTAATGTGGAGAGTGTTGAATCCAATTCAAACCATCTTCACCAATATGACTCGTATTGAGCGTGTACGCAATGCCACACGTCAAATCGATAGTCTGATGAAGATTCAGGGCGAGCGTCAAGAAACCAATACTTCTTTAGTTTCACGCGGCCTCGAAGGGCGCATTGACTTTGCACGCGTATCTTTCCGTTATTCCATGAATGTCGATCCAGCATTAATTGGTGTGGAGTTCCGCATTAATCCTGGCGATTTGGTGGCTATTAGTGGACCGAATGGCGGTGGTAAATCTACTTTGCTTAAGCTCATCTTAGGCATGTATCAGCCACAAGCTGGTTCTATCTTGATTGATAACGTCGATATTCGTCAGCTTGACCCGTTAGAGTTGCGCCGTATTGTTGGTTATGCTCCGCAGGATACTCAATTGTTCCGCGCAACAATTGCTCAAAACCTTCGATTGGCGAGACCAGATGCTACGGATGATGAGGTTTATCAAGCTTTAGAAATGGCTGGCGCCATCGATCAAATCTTAGCATTGCCAAAAGGCATTGAATACCGAGTTGGCGATAACACCAATGAACTGCCTTCTAGCTTGAAACAAAAACTTTCATTGGCGCGCGCGTATTTGACTCGTGCCCCGATCATGTTGTTCGATGAGCCTGGCGCAGGTCTTGATGATTACGGCGATCAGAAATTTATGGAAGCTTTACAAGCGCTCAAGGGTAAAGCAACTGTTCTGTTTATTAGTCATCGTCCAAGTCATATTCGTTTGGCCGATACCTTATTGGTTTTAGATAAAGGCTACCTCAGAGCAGCAGGACCTCCTGATGTTCTGTTGAAACAGCCAACCGCTGCTTAA
- a CDS encoding TolC family protein, with protein MTRPSCRVLPRLRFARLPLAVACAALVFAGCTTPIIKEGDAPDGPEYVRWMPDAFRAPVEQQLPRPKELWWQDFESEELNGLIDTALTNNYDLRVAVARVAQTRAQADVVKAAESPTIDFGPSYRIQAPGLGPGYAASTSQWSSQPVWQVGFLANYEVDLWGKKGFNTQSAFSQALASEYNRQAVALSLVGDTATTYFLVVSLDERIAVGERNLEAIRTVGKGLQKRVDRGDATIIDLSQQLILQTNTDAAVTALKLQRERAFNRLAALVGRTPSTLKLQTRSVEKIKVPVVSPGLPSDLLCRRPDVRRAEAALEAAKADLYAARANLLPTFALTGGAGYGSFLLSQLTMPQSLFYNITANLLQNVFDGGRRRAEIQVASAKNVELLEAYANAVLSSLRDVEDSLSGVNLTAKQYEALNDSRVRAQRLAEMSAKVVERGGMDYVQLYEIQRTVLAAEDSAIASRNDQLRASVDLFKAIGGGTALDNDPCLGGGRLPKADARWAEVQEKADSAFNTKTAVGVNAAGQPAYEKKGAKGGVGPSLNQKPLQSPEVDFDLRPLPKVPAANSGDTAPNAPQAMPLPIMQQKP; from the coding sequence GTGACTCGACCTAGCTGCCGTGTTTTGCCTCGTTTGCGTTTTGCCCGTTTACCTCTCGCAGTAGCCTGTGCTGCTTTGGTTTTTGCAGGGTGTACCACTCCGATTATTAAGGAGGGAGATGCGCCTGACGGTCCCGAATATGTTCGCTGGATGCCGGACGCGTTCCGTGCCCCCGTTGAACAGCAGTTACCACGCCCTAAAGAACTCTGGTGGCAAGATTTTGAAAGCGAAGAGCTCAATGGCTTAATTGACACTGCTCTTACAAATAACTATGACTTGCGCGTTGCGGTTGCGCGGGTTGCTCAAACTCGAGCACAGGCTGATGTCGTTAAAGCGGCCGAATCACCAACAATTGATTTTGGACCCTCATACCGAATTCAGGCGCCTGGTCTCGGGCCTGGATATGCAGCATCTACCTCTCAGTGGAGTAGCCAGCCAGTATGGCAAGTGGGATTTTTAGCAAATTACGAAGTCGATCTGTGGGGTAAAAAAGGATTTAATACCCAGTCTGCTTTCTCGCAAGCGCTTGCAAGCGAATACAACCGTCAAGCGGTTGCGCTCAGTTTGGTCGGTGACACAGCCACCACTTATTTCCTAGTAGTTTCTTTGGATGAACGTATTGCTGTCGGTGAGCGTAACTTAGAAGCCATTAGAACCGTTGGCAAAGGTTTGCAAAAACGTGTTGATCGTGGTGATGCCACGATTATTGATTTATCCCAGCAGTTGATCTTGCAAACCAATACAGATGCGGCTGTTACAGCTCTGAAGTTACAAAGGGAGCGGGCCTTCAATCGTTTGGCAGCATTGGTTGGTAGAACGCCTTCCACCTTGAAATTGCAAACTCGCTCTGTCGAGAAAATTAAGGTGCCAGTAGTTTCTCCTGGCCTACCGTCTGATTTACTCTGCCGTCGTCCCGATGTAAGAAGGGCAGAGGCCGCCTTGGAGGCTGCTAAGGCTGATCTATATGCGGCACGAGCCAATTTATTGCCAACCTTTGCTCTGACAGGTGGTGCTGGTTATGGTTCGTTCTTGTTATCTCAACTGACGATGCCACAAAGTTTGTTCTACAACATCACTGCAAACTTGTTACAAAACGTGTTTGATGGTGGTAGAAGACGTGCCGAGATTCAGGTGGCTAGTGCAAAGAACGTGGAGTTACTTGAAGCATATGCCAATGCAGTGCTCTCATCTTTGCGTGATGTGGAAGACAGTCTGTCTGGAGTTAATTTAACTGCTAAGCAATATGAAGCATTAAATGATTCGCGAGTACGCGCTCAACGTCTTGCTGAGATGAGTGCCAAAGTGGTTGAGCGAGGCGGCATGGATTATGTTCAACTCTATGAAATTCAACGTACTGTTCTAGCGGCCGAAGATTCTGCAATTGCTTCTCGTAACGATCAATTGCGCGCCTCTGTAGATCTATTTAAGGCAATTGGTGGTGGTACTGCTCTTGATAATGATCCTTGCTTGGGTGGCGGACGTTTGCCTAAGGCTGATGCTCGTTGGGCTGAGGTACAGGAAAAAGCAGATTCTGCATTTAACACAAAAACGGCCGTGGGTGTAAACGCTGCTGGTCAGCCTGCTTATGAGAAGAAGGGTGCTAAAGGTGGAGTTGGACCATCACTCAATCAAAAGCCATTGCAATCACCTGAGGTGGATTTTGATTTAAGACCGCTTCCAAAAGTGCCGGCTGCGAATTCTGGCGACACTGCACCAAATGCGCCGCAGGCGATGCCTTTACCAATCATGCAACAAAAACCCTAG
- a CDS encoding HD domain-containing phosphohydrolase: MTEHIDKKLMSHLLQIGASLSSEKDIDQLLENILQSAMDITHADGGSVYSVTEEKTLKFEILHTKSKGAHLGGKSAIPANLPPLALFKEDGSPELSRVVCSAVHKDRTINIADAYDSTEFDFSGTKKFDSANQYRSQSFLTIPMKNHESEIIGVMQLINATDPQTGKIIPFSETNQEIVEALASQAAVALTNRLLMNRLEELFESFISLINHAIDDKSPYTSGHCNRVPELTMMLADAVNRCKAGPLADFNMTEADRKELKIAGLLHDCGKITTPVHVVDKATKLEKIFDRIALVKTRAGQVLQNFDLEAAKGNLSTEQATEKKAQLLDDFAFLERCNVGGEFMKDGDIERVKNIAALYQWRDLEGNVLPLLNEEEIKNLTIRAGTLNDEERQIINHHIDLTISMLEQLPWPKHLKNVTEYAGGHHEKMDGKGYPKGLTREQMSVPARCMGIADIFEALTAHDRPYKKGKTLSESLEILGKMKLGAHVDPDLFDVFIWEKVYEEYANKFLDPKQVDEVDVSKIPGYNPPPENYQQAKKLNSL; the protein is encoded by the coding sequence ATGACTGAACATATTGATAAAAAACTGATGTCGCATCTGCTGCAAATTGGCGCCTCCCTCAGCAGCGAGAAAGATATTGATCAGCTTTTAGAAAATATTTTGCAATCCGCAATGGATATCACTCACGCTGACGGCGGTTCGGTTTATAGCGTGACAGAAGAAAAAACACTGAAGTTTGAAATTTTGCACACAAAAAGTAAAGGCGCTCATCTTGGCGGCAAAAGTGCGATACCAGCAAACCTCCCTCCTCTAGCGCTATTTAAAGAAGATGGTAGCCCTGAGTTATCTCGTGTAGTTTGCTCCGCAGTTCACAAAGACCGCACGATTAATATTGCTGACGCCTACGACTCAACTGAGTTTGATTTTTCAGGAACTAAAAAGTTTGACAGCGCCAATCAGTACCGCTCGCAATCTTTCCTCACCATTCCCATGAAAAATCATGAGTCAGAAATCATTGGTGTAATGCAACTCATTAATGCCACCGATCCTCAGACTGGCAAGATCATTCCTTTTTCTGAAACCAATCAAGAAATCGTTGAAGCCTTAGCCTCGCAAGCCGCAGTAGCGCTCACCAATCGACTCTTGATGAACCGACTAGAAGAATTATTCGAGTCATTCATAAGCCTAATTAACCACGCAATTGACGATAAATCTCCATACACCAGCGGTCACTGTAATCGCGTTCCTGAGCTAACCATGATGCTGGCGGATGCGGTAAATCGTTGCAAAGCTGGACCTCTCGCAGACTTTAATATGACCGAAGCGGATCGCAAGGAACTCAAAATTGCTGGTCTATTGCACGACTGCGGAAAAATTACTACACCGGTTCACGTAGTAGATAAAGCAACCAAGCTTGAAAAAATATTTGACCGTATTGCCCTCGTTAAAACTAGGGCAGGTCAAGTTCTTCAAAACTTTGATCTTGAAGCGGCCAAAGGCAATCTCTCTACTGAACAAGCTACCGAGAAAAAAGCGCAATTGCTGGATGACTTTGCATTTTTAGAACGTTGTAATGTTGGTGGCGAATTCATGAAAGACGGCGATATTGAAAGAGTCAAAAATATTGCAGCACTTTATCAATGGCGTGATTTAGAGGGAAATGTCTTGCCCCTCCTAAATGAGGAAGAGATTAAAAACTTAACGATTCGCGCTGGCACCTTAAATGACGAAGAACGGCAAATCATTAATCACCATATTGATTTGACCATTAGCATGTTGGAGCAGTTGCCATGGCCAAAACACTTGAAGAATGTGACTGAATATGCCGGTGGTCACCATGAAAAAATGGATGGCAAAGGATATCCAAAGGGACTTACTAGAGAACAAATGTCGGTACCCGCGAGATGTATGGGTATTGCCGACATCTTTGAAGCTCTCACTGCGCATGATCGCCCATACAAAAAAGGCAAGACACTGAGCGAATCTCTAGAAATTTTGGGCAAAATGAAACTGGGTGCCCACGTAGATCCAGACCTCTTTGACGTGTTTATCTGGGAAAAGGTCTATGAAGAATATGCGAATAAATTTTTAGATCCCAAGCAAGTCGATGAAGTGGATGTGAGCAAAATTCCAGGTTACAACCCGCCACCTGAAAACTATCAGCAAGCCAAGAAATTAAATTCTTTATAA
- a CDS encoding adenylate/guanylate cyclase domain-containing protein: protein MISSKELLEQTGISRATLNNYIQLGILPKPNVQSHAGDTAGAARLLGYFPDDAVDRIQTVQALKAKGLSMNLIAQELASTDALLGVSDMSYDSELAHELESVQFASAKAPESRKATSVSPKKHAMQSSQGMMLSLDRLEQPAYMLNYNLELTWLNEAARTELFCFTTPPAQSSERNLFELFSRPESKLSLNDQRALANLHLHLASARMGKESLTKVVMAADPDLLDLFVDLKFQTKAQEQQPSSAITELDLIRTGPNGLPMLYRVYAVYFREGILVIHTASDHREDDLLAFLGKRDQVIQGLLSKRLPVMTPLAVLVADLQNSVRICSELPPDEYFELINQIWSTMSPILRKYTGTHGKHAGDGVVYYFFPQPESNYLFNAIACADELRQAMRKISADWQLRKNWLTELQLNIGLHEGQEWLGSFQSANHVEFAVLGDTINRASRLSDFARHGSIWATKNLVSRLTSDERSRIEFGVMHHSVENGDRFVLSSYAQVESLVDLNDGKLDKLRDIAQLAVTEIRRVTASRQY from the coding sequence ATGATTTCAAGTAAGGAGTTGCTGGAACAAACCGGCATCTCCAGAGCAACCCTCAATAACTACATACAGCTTGGCATACTGCCTAAGCCAAATGTTCAGTCTCATGCTGGTGATACAGCAGGGGCGGCTCGTTTATTGGGGTACTTTCCTGATGATGCGGTTGATCGCATTCAGACTGTCCAAGCGTTAAAGGCCAAAGGCCTCTCCATGAATTTAATTGCCCAAGAGCTAGCTTCTACCGATGCGCTCTTAGGCGTGAGTGATATGAGTTATGACTCGGAGCTGGCTCATGAGCTTGAATCGGTTCAATTTGCCTCGGCGAAAGCGCCTGAATCTCGTAAAGCTACTTCTGTATCTCCAAAGAAACATGCGATGCAGTCTAGCCAAGGAATGATGCTTTCTTTGGATCGCTTAGAGCAGCCAGCTTACATGCTTAATTACAACCTTGAGCTTACCTGGTTGAATGAAGCTGCGCGCACTGAATTATTTTGTTTTACAACGCCTCCTGCGCAAAGTTCAGAGAGAAATCTCTTTGAATTGTTTTCACGCCCCGAATCTAAACTGAGTCTCAATGATCAGCGTGCGTTAGCGAATTTGCATTTGCATTTAGCAAGCGCAAGGATGGGGAAAGAATCGCTCACCAAAGTGGTGATGGCGGCAGATCCTGATTTGTTGGACTTGTTTGTAGATTTGAAGTTTCAGACAAAGGCGCAGGAGCAGCAACCTTCATCTGCTATTACTGAGTTGGATCTCATTCGTACTGGGCCAAACGGCCTGCCAATGCTGTACAGAGTGTACGCAGTGTATTTCCGCGAGGGGATTCTAGTTATTCATACGGCATCCGATCATCGAGAAGATGATCTGCTCGCTTTCTTGGGCAAACGTGATCAAGTGATTCAAGGTCTGCTCAGCAAGCGTCTGCCAGTGATGACGCCATTAGCTGTTCTCGTTGCGGATCTACAAAACTCGGTACGTATTTGCTCCGAATTGCCACCTGATGAATATTTTGAGTTGATTAACCAGATTTGGTCGACCATGAGTCCGATACTGCGTAAGTACACGGGCACTCATGGAAAGCACGCTGGTGATGGAGTGGTTTACTACTTCTTCCCTCAGCCCGAATCCAACTATTTATTTAATGCAATCGCTTGTGCTGATGAACTTCGACAGGCGATGCGAAAAATTAGTGCCGATTGGCAATTACGTAAAAATTGGTTAACTGAATTGCAACTGAACATTGGCCTGCATGAAGGTCAGGAGTGGCTTGGCAGCTTCCAGTCTGCAAACCATGTGGAATTTGCCGTATTGGGTGACACAATCAATCGCGCTTCAAGATTAAGTGATTTTGCGCGCCATGGCAGCATTTGGGCGACTAAAAATTTAGTTTCACGCCTAACGAGTGATGAACGCAGTCGCATCGAGTTTGGTGTCATGCACCATAGTGTTGAGAATGGCGATCGCTTTGTACTATCTTCTTATGCCCAAGTTGAATCTTTAGTGGATCTCAACGACGGGAAGCTCGATAAATTGCGCGATATCGCGCAATTGGCGGTGACAGAGATTCGTAGAGTGACCGCTAGCAGACAGTATTAA